In a single window of the Trichoderma breve strain T069 chromosome 6, whole genome shotgun sequence genome:
- a CDS encoding amidohydrolase domain-containing protein has translation MSYPTITLEEHFLSSNAIAALPSSQSKFYTKVKPAWAEQLSDISPNGSRIKAMNSGHIGIQVLSNSFGITSLAPEVVAAANDELAKACEAEPRFRGFAALPMKHGKAAAAELERCVEQLGMVGALIDSHLDDGRYYDDEVALDAFAKAQELDVPIYIHPTTPVEDVQVALYDGNYDKEVGAALGIAGWGWHCDTALSVLRMYAAGIFWKFPNLKVVVGHMGEMLPYMLDRIDEKVGQIWLEAELSFKEVWERNIWVTTSGMFTMPPMACLLRSTSIDRILYSVDYPYSTTEQGKAFMEELRESGLVTEEGYSKIAFKNAERLLNFKM, from the coding sequence ATGTCGTATCCTACTATTACTCTTGAAGAGCATTTCCTTTCTAGTAATGCAATCGCAGCTTtaccatcttctcaaagcaaATTTTACACCAAAGTAAAGCCCGCGTGGGCTGAACAGCTCTCCGACATTAGCCCAAATGGTTCCCGCATCAAAGCCATGAATAGCGGACACATTGGCATCCAAGTGCTTTCTAATTCTTTTGGCATCACTTCATTGGCGCCGGAAGTTGTTGCAGCAGCTAATGATGAATTAGCAAAGGCGTGTGAAGCCGAACCACGCTTTAGAGGCTTTGCGGCTTTGCCTATGAAACATGGtaaagctgctgcagccgaaCTTGAACGATGTGTCGAACAGCTGGGGATGGTTGGTGCGCTCATTGACAGTCATCTTGATGATGGCCGATATTACGACGATGAGGTTGCTTTGGATGCTTTTGCTAAAGCCCAAGAACTAGACGTCCCAATTTATATACATCCCACCACACCAGTTGAAGATGTCCAGGTGGCACTTTATGATGGAAACTACGACAAAGAGGTTGGAGCTGCGCTTGGAATAGCCGGCTGGGGATGGCATTGCGATACAGCATTATCTGTGTTGCGAATGTACGCTGCGGGCATCTTCTGGAAGTTCCCAAATCTGAAAGTGGTAGTAGGGCATATGGGTGAAATGTTGCCATATATGCTGGACCGCATTGATGAGAAAGTGGGACAAATTTGGCTGGAAGCCGAACTGAGTTTCAAGGAGGTCTGGGAGAGAAACATCTGGGTGACCACCAGCGGAATGTTTACAATGCCACCGATGGCATGTCTGCTGCGAAGCACAAGTATCGACAGGATCTTGTATAGTGTGGACTACCCATACTCAACTACAGAACAAGGTAAGGCTTTCATGGAAGAGCTTCGAGAAAGCGGTCTGGTCACAGAGGAGGGGTATTCCAAGATTGCGTTTAAAAACGCCGAGAGACTCCTTAACTTCAAGATGTAA
- a CDS encoding alpha/beta hydrolase fold domain-containing protein gives MASYATAEPQFIEANGTRFAYLRFGSPAKDTTPLVFLQHFRGTFDHWDPELVDPIAASREVILLDNSGVGKSSGTVPGIYAGWGDNVAHVVKALGIPQIDLLGFSMGGFAAQMVALNHPTLVRKLILAGTGPSAGEGIEGGDPVIFGRLASASNDAEEQSGFLEGFYSLTAKKQSQGGDWWKRMTTARQNRSDYLGPEGTKAQIDAVLRWTNPEYVSEGSYNRLSEIKIPVLVANGDNDIIIPTVNSWIMFKRLTNADAHLHLYPDVGHGFLNEYAGQFSGLVNQFLDA, from the coding sequence ATGGCATCTTACGCAACTGCTGAGCCTCAATTCATCGAGGCGAACGGCACGCGATTTGCTTATCTTCGCTTTGGCTCACCTGCCAAAGACACCACTCCTCTAGTGTTCCTCCAGCACTTTCGAGGCACATTCGATCACTGGGACCCTGAATTGGTTGATCCCATTGCGGCTAGCCGCGAAGTCATTCTTCTGGACAATTCCGGTGTTGGCAAGAGCAGTGGCACAGTCCCTGGCATTTACGCCGGATGGGGTGATAACGTGGCCCACGTTGTCAAGGCGCTTGGCATCCCTCAGATTGACCTACTGGGCTTCTCCATGGGCGGCTTTGCAGCTCAGATGGTGGCGCTCAACCATCCCACTCTTGTTCGCAAGCTTATTCTGGCCGGAACTGGACCTAGTGCCGGTGAAGGCATCGAGGGTGGTGATCCGGTCATATTTGGGCGTCTTGCTTCAGCCTCAAACGACGCAGAAGAACAGAGCGGCTTCTTGGAGGGCTTTTACTCTCTGACTGCCAAGAAGCAATCCCAAGGCGGGGACTGGTGGAAGCGTATGACAACAGCTCGCCAAAACAGATCTGACTATCTTGGACCTGAGGGCACCAAGGCTCAGATTGACGCAGTTCTTCGTTGGACGAACCCCGAGTATGTATCTGAGGGCTCGTACAACCGCCTAAGCGAGATCAAGATCCCCGTCCTCGTGGCCAACGGCGACAATGACATCATTATCCCCACAGTCAACAGCTGGATCATGTTCAAGAGACTGACCAACGCTGATGCCCATCTCCACTTATACCCGGATGTGGGACATGGGTTCTTGAACGAGTATGCA
- a CDS encoding aldo/keto reductase family domain-containing protein: MPAHLIFGAGGVGHTKDSFTFTWDTPEKVSELLSSLKRLNLPELDSAAVYPPGNPGHTEILLGQAKAADQGFTIDSKVFIREPGKNLTDANISSSIDNTLASIGTDHVRTLYAHFPDSGTPLEVTAAAFDKQYKAGKYKQLGLSNFSFEDVVKYFQICEEKGYIKPSVYQGHYNALARSDEKDLIPFLRKHDCVYNAYRPAMHDAIRKLKAACDSTSPPLTLQEAALRWIVNHSALGDGDGVIVGAKRVDQLESNVKDARAGSLPEHVRETIEGLWSEVDID, from the exons ATGCCAGCTCATCTCATATTCGGTGCCGGTGGTGTTGGCCATACGAAAGACTCCTTCACCTTCACGTGGGATACTCCCGAGAAGGTCTCGGAGCTCCTCTCATCACTCAAGAGACTTAACCTTCCAGAATTGGACTCTGCGGCCGTATATCCTCCTGGTAACCCTGGGCACACAGAAATCCTGCTAGGGCAGGCGAAGGCCGCTGACCAAGGCTTCACCATCGATAGCAAAGTTTTCATTCGTGAGCCAGGAAAGAATCTCACAGACGCAAATATCAGTTCCAGTATAGATAATACCCTGGCCTCAATTGGAACAGATCACGTTCGGACATTGTATGCACATTTTCCGGATTCCGGGACACCGCTAGAGGTAACAGCAGCTGCATTCGATAAACAGTATAAGGCGGGGAAATACAAGCAA CTTGGGCTATCCAACTTTTCTTTCGAGGACGTGGTAAAATATTTTCAGATTTGTGAAGAGAAGGGGTATATTAAGCCATCCGTCTACCAAGGGCATTATAATGCCTTGGCTCGCTCTGATGAGAAAGATCTTATCCCTTTTCTCCGGAAACATGACTGCGTTTATAATGCTTACAG ACCCGCCATGCATGACGCCATTCGCAAACTGAAAGCAGCTTGCGATTCTACCTCGCCGCCATTGACGCTTCAGGAAGCGGCGTTGCGCTGGATTGTCAATCACTCGGCACtgggtgatggtgatggagtcATTGTTGGTGCTAAGCGTGTTGACCAACTGGAGTCGAACGTCAAGGATGCTCGAGCTGGATCCTTACCAGAACATGTACGAGAGACAATTGAAGGACTCTGGTCAGAGGTGGACATAGATTAG
- a CDS encoding major facilitator superfamily domain-containing protein, with product MSATAVLELTNNQRHHHQNTNRVSTQAQIIGDVSLLPNQHEAITTATTQIERLHTVRSRTAHTIDSSSDEIHDQSSRLPLRRLIPAYLCLSIIYFTSSLDINSVALALPNIANDLGAGSSITWAGTAYLMGQAAFQPLYGRLSDIFGRKPLLMLSVGFLVFGDILCANAHNPAWLYACRAISGIGGGGISSIIAIIVSDLVSLKDRGKYQGMLNASIGAGSAVGPFMAASLIRKTKIAGAASWRWIFYIPPILACVSAVAAMAFLPLTSVTGSWRAKARQIDWMGLAASLVALLCILIPLNLGGTSWPWRSPEVISLMIVGGFAVAAFTIIEKRYARIPLIPLRLFTNRATAILLVQSAFYNIVWQVDMYFLPAYFQDVRGYSPLQASALMLPILLFSSVSGVLSGPAMTIFGSYDYVYHPGIALWLLGAGLKMLFRQNTSVGVYLGALLVEGWGIGCVFQPGLVALQAHCPPKDRAVATSTRNLFRMLGSVIGMTIATALQTAITQSALPDNVPNTVLSQVAKGVSQSARDQDILDAKFKGFQAVFALEVPLMALCLLGCFGIPSAPLVGDHDTEQTVLDDALRGLFIHTAMATSYEATTWEGHKLICS from the exons ATGTCCGCCACCGCCGTGCTTGAACTAACCAACaatcaacgccatcatcatcaaaataCTAACCGCGTCTCAACTCAGGCTCAGATAATCGGCGATGTCTCGCTTCTACCGAACCAGCATGAAGCGATAACTACAGCAACTACCCAAATCGAACGCCTGCATACTGTTCGGTCTAGAACAGCCCACACGATCGATAGTTCCAGCGATGAGATACATGACCAATCGTCTCGGCTACCGCTTCGGCGCCTGATTCCTGCGTATCTGTGTCTCTCAATCATCTACTTTACTTCTTCGCTGGACATCAATTCAGTTGCTCTGGCCCTGCCAAATATCGCCAATGACCTCGGCGCTGGTAGCAGCATTACCTGGGCCGGAACGGCGTACTTGATGGGTCAGGCCGCTTTCCAGCCTCTGTACGGTCGACTATCCGATATTTTCGGTCGCAAACCGCTCTTGATGCTCTCCGTCGGGTTCCTCGTATTTGGCGACATTCTGTGCGCCAATGCCCACAACCCTGCTTGGCTCTACGCGTGTCGTGCCATAAGTGGcattggtggtggtggcatcAGCTCCATCATAGCAATCATTGTCAGCGATCTCGTGAGTCTTAAAGACAGAGGCAAATACCAGGGAATGCTTAACGCTTCGATTGGTGCTGGATCGGCTGTAGGACCATTCATGGCGGCAAGTCTGATACGAAAGACCAAAATTGCGGGGGCTGcgagttggagatggatctTCTACATTCCCCCAATCCTAGCATGTGTTTCTGCAGTGGCTGCCATGGCTTTTCTACCACTGACGTCTGTTACGGGAAGCTGGAGGGCCAAGGCGAGACAAATCGATTGGATGGGTCTCGCAGCGTCTCTGGTCGCGCTTCTTTGCATTCTG ATACCTCTCAATCTGGGCGGaacttcttggccatggcgcagTCCTGAAGTAATCTCCCTTATGATTGTTGGCGGCTTTGCAGTCGCTGCGTTTACCATCATCGAGAAGAGATATGCCCGCATTCCTCTCATACCTCTTCGGCTCTTCACCAACAGGGCCACTGCCATTCTCCTCGTCCAGAGCGCTTTCTACAATATTGTATGGCAGGTAGACATGTATTTTTTACCGGCATATTTCCAAGATGTTCGAGGATATAGTCCCCTGCAGGCTTCTGCGCTGATGTTGCCTATACTGTTGTTTTCAAGCGTCTCTGGTGTTTTGTCCGGACCGGCCATGACTATCTTTGGAAG TTATGACTACGTCTACCACCCTGGCATAGCCTTGTGGCTGTTGGGTGCTGGCCTGAAAATGTTGTTTCGCCAAAACACCAGCGTTGGGGTCTACTTGGGTGCCTTACTAGTTGAAGGCTGGGGCATTGGATGCGTATTTCAGCCAG GTCTCGTTGCCCTCCAAGCACATTGCCCACCTAAGGATCGAGCGGTTGCGACCTCGACACGGAATCTCTTCCGAATGCTTGGATCTGTTATTGGTATGACAATCGCAACTGCTTTGCAGACTGCGATCACCCAATCGGCTCTACCTGATAATGTCCCGAATACAGTTCTCTCGCAAGTGGCGAAAGGAGTATCGCAATCCGCTCGGGACCAAGACATATTGGACGCCAAGTTTAAGGGGTTCCAAGCGGTTTTTGCCTTGGAGGTTCCACTCATGGCACTCTGCTTGCTTGGCTGTTTTGGTATACCCAGTGCACCATTGGTAGGAGACCACGATACCGAACAAACAGTACTAGATGATGCATTGAGAGGCCTATTTATACATACAGCAATGGCAACGTCGTACGAAGCGACGACATGGGAGGGTCACAAGCTCATATGTTCCTGA
- a CDS encoding cytochrome b5-like heme/Steroid binding domain-containing protein: MSKLFSVDEVAKHASKANLYMIIHKKVYDVSTFIEKHPGGEEILTDVGGRDATEEYDDAGHSEKADRLLKKLYIGEVDYSAASQLVERPLKRDSERSGYVTSTRSLGFILAFLAAALALVSLVTIQSFAATWKILDMVHYYESLPDDLREWALQQKVFFTASAPLRGRHVNVSPKGLLDATFHIFDPNHAAYMDSAGTGIETISHVYENKRITLMFCSLDEKPRIMRLFCTGTVIERTDPKFPGVIESMGKKGFPGIRAVIMLDILKVQTSCGYGVPLLERVNHSEHLGERSENCKCYKDRPTLEKMLGTIVKKGKLDPFLQESNARSIDGLLGLREARKMRGEWLFVYDIGAWIRRQLLQGPAITLVS, encoded by the exons ATGTCCAAGTTATTCAGCGTTGACGAAGTTGCTAAGCATGCGTCCAAGGCAAATCTATACATGATCATTCATAAAAAGGTTTACGATGTTTCGACTTTTATAGAAAAGCATCC CGGCGGAGAAGAGATTTTAACTGATGTTGGTGGCCGCGACGCCACGGAGGAatatgatgatgctggccatTCAGAGAAGGCGGACCGACTTcttaaaaagctttatatagGGGAAGTTGACTACTCAGCCGCCTCACAACTTGTGGAAAGGCCACTGAAGAGAGATTCTGAGAGGAGCGGATACGTCACTAGCACACGCAGCTTGGGTTTCATTTTGGCATTCCTCGCCGCAGCGTTGGCATTAGT TTCCCTTGTTACTATTCAGTCTTTCGCTGCTACATGGAAAATATTAGACATGGTTCACTACTACGAATCTCTTCCCGATGATCTCAGAGAATGGGCATTGCAGCAGAAAGTTTTCTTTACAGCATCGGCTCCCCTCAGAGGTCGTCACGTCAATGTTTCCCCGAAAGGCCTCTTAGATGCGACTTTTCACATCTTTGATCCCAACCACGCGGCATACATGGACTCTGCCGGCACAGGGATCGAGACGATTTCCCATGTATATGAGAACAAGAGAATTACCCTTATGTTTTGTAGTCTGGATGAAAAGCCTCGAATAATGCGACTCTTTTGTACTGGTACTGTTATCGAACGAACGGATCCGAAATTCCCAGGCGTCATTGAATCCATGGGCAAGAAGGGATTTCCTGGAATAAGAGCAGTCATCATGCTTGACATACTGAAA GTTCAAACCTCTTGCGGCTACGGCGTGCCTCTCCTCGAGCGCGTCAACCACTCAGAGCACTTGGGAGAACGATCGGAAAATTGCAAATGCTACAAAGACCGACCGACTTTAGAAAAGATGCTGGGCACAATTGTGAAGAAGGGCAAGCTGGACCCATTTCTGCAGGAATCAAATGCTCGAAGCATAGACGGCTTGCTGGGTTTGcgtgaagcaagaaaaatgAGAGGGGAATGGTTATTCGTTTACGATATTGGTGCATGGATACGCcgacagcttctccaaggcCCTGCTATCACTTTGGTGTCTTGA
- a CDS encoding FAD binding domain-containing protein has protein sequence MSTAPLHVGIIGGGIGGLAAAIAIARSGAKVTLLEAAKELGEIGAGIQMYPNISRFLIRWGVSDILGSQLVTHKYCNTWFGSELVAHSDPQWMVKATGFPWWVVRRDHLLSALKESAEKHGAEVIIATRIVEIDDGGKGVAVTSEDGRKFSFDFVVGADGIFEAVPEARTYLHDSMDIWAGPNGYILTYPIAGGKEMNLVTSFCKEEYVTRMEDVDIDEFRGYYKDFHPVIRKIIDIAAYTKRWPLLQMPRMKTWSNEKKNLVLLGDAAHCMQNHMGQGAATAIEDSACLGRLLNEVVRGVLTLPEAVDLQRGDRSKATTAEVKAYDSNGSVVTPMPPAYRSWELAFNPYTVPGVYFHDAEGEADNAVCDYLQEKGEVDEYSSLAKGLSDKWWGYVHNNGIDLYIPVNEHNGSRELDEEDYKRYGRGL, from the exons ATGTCTACAGCACCACTTCATGTTGGTATCATTGGCGGTGGAATCGGAGGCTTAGCAGCAGCTATTGCCATAGCAAGATCCGGCGCAAAAGTTACCCTCCTGGAGGCGGCGAAGGAATTGGGAGAGATTGGGGCAGGTATACAG ATGTATCCAAACATTTCGCGCTTCCTCATCCGATGGGGTGTCAGTGATATACTAGGCAGCCAGCTTGTTACTCATAAGTACTGTAACACTTGGTTTGGCTCAGAGCTTGTTGCTCACTCTGACCCTCAATGGATGGTGAAGGCCACTGGTTTCCCATG GTGGGTCGTGCGCCGAGACCATTTGCTCAGTGCTCTCAAAGAATCTGCGGAGAAACACGGCGCGGAAGTTATCATTGCGACTAGGATCGTTGAAattgatgacggcggcaaAGGAGTTGCTGTAACCTCAGAAGATGGACGAAAATTCTCCTTTGACTTTGTCGTAGGGGCTGATGG GATATTTGAGGCTGTCCCGGAGGCACGCACTTATCTCCATGATTCAATGGACATATGGGCCGGTCCGAATGGCTATATTCTGACATACCCCATTGCCGGTGGCAAAGAGATGAATCTTGTTACCTCATTCTGCAAAGAGGAATACGTGACTCGAATGGAAGATGTCGATATCGACGAGTTTCGAGGATATTACAAAGATTTCCATCCCGTTATTCGCAAAATTATCGACATAGCCGCCTATACGAAGCGATGGCCTCTGCTGCAGATGCCTCGTATGAAAACTTGGTcaaacgaaaagaagaatctcGTACTTCTCGGAGATGCTGCGCATTGCATGCAGAATCATATGGGGCAAGGAGCTGCGACAGCCATTGAAGATTCGGCGTGTCTCGGACGTCTATTGAATGAAGTCGTTCGCGGTGTCCTTACACTGCCCGAGGCTGTTGATCT CCAGAGAGGCGACCGCAGCAAGGCAACGACTGCAGAGGTTAAAGCCTATGATTCCAACGGCAGCGTTGTGACGCCTATGCCGCCAGCATATCGTTCTTGGGAACTAGCCTTCAACCCCTATACAGTGCCAGGAGTCTATTTTCACGATGCTGAAGGAGAAGCGGACAATGCCGTTTGCGATTACCTCCAGGAAAAGGGGGAAGTAGATGAGTATAGTTCCTTGGCTAAGGGATTAAGTGACAAGTGGTGGGGATACGTGCATAATAATGGGATCGATCTCTACATTCCCGTTAATGAACACAATGGGTCTAGGGagcttgacgaagaagactACAAAAGGTATGGCAGAGGCTTGTAA